The sequence CGGCGCCGGCGGTTACATTCAAGCTGCCTGGACCGCCGGCAGATGCGAAATTCAGCGTCGACTGCGCGATCGACGTCGGACAGCCCGAACCTTGCTGCGCCTGAAAGGTCCGCGTCGTGATGCCGTCGGTGACGGTTATCAGGCCGGTCCGCGCGCCCCCTTCGTTCGGGGCTACGCTGAAACCGATGTTTCCGGTGCCTTCGCCGGAGGCCGGGGACGTGATCGAAACAAACGAAGAACTCGTCGATGCCGTCCAACCGCAGCCCGTTGGTATGCTGATTTGAAACGCTCCGTTTCCGCCTGCGGCAGGAAAACTCTGCGCCGCCGGCAAGAGACTGAAAAGACAGGCGTTGACCGACGTTCGAACGTCAAGGCTCCAGCCGCCCGCGACGGCCCCCGAATTCGTTCCGGTATCGTCGACGATGAAAAGCTGCCACGCGCCGTTCGGGTTGATCCCGAAAAAGTTGCCGAGCGTCGTCCCGCTGGCGGGAGTTTGTGGCGCCGGCGGAGGGAAGACGTCAATGGAATCGTAATTGGTCGGTTTGAAGAGTCCTGACGCGATCGCCGCGCTGTCAGGAAGGTTGGTTTGGGCACCGTCGGCGAACGTCAGATCGATGTCGTTAACCGGATTCGTGCCGCCCGCATCGGACATCAAGACGATCTTTCGCCCATTTGGCGCGACGAGCAGAACGTCGACATCGTCGGGCGCGGTGTGCGAAAAGTTCTCAAGCGCGACCGTCACGCCGGTCACGAAACCGCTGAGTCCCGAGATCTGAATCTCACTTGGATACGGGTTGGCGTTTCCGGAGTTGGCGATCGTGATCGCGTTCGAATTCGCGGCGGTCGGGACGTTTTCGAGGCTGACGGTATCGATCAGCCAACCATCGACGCCGAAACTGTCGTTTGTTCCCAATATCCATCGGAACTGCACGGTCTGGCCGAAAGCACTGGCCGGAAGCCGGACCGTTGTCAATACGTATCCGCCCTGCGTTGCGCCGCTCCACGCACGGCGCCCGCCGATCGGGTTCGTTGACGGATTCAAGTCGTTGGTGTAGCCGTTCGCGACAAAAAATCCGCCGGCATCGACGATGTCCTGAAATGGCCCGCCGCCAAGGCTGATCTCAAGCACGCCGCCGTCCCAGGTCGTCTCCAATGCATACTTGTGCCGGAAGTTGAGCAACGCGGTCGCGCCGGTTATGAGAATCGGGGGCGACGTCAGCGCGGCGCTGCTCGTCGTCGACGGACTCGGAGAGAACGCGGCGTTCGGGACGGTGTCCGGATTGTTCGTTGTCGTGGCGAAACCGGCGCCGGTTCCGGTCGACGAGGTGGACCAGGCGGCGGGCAGGGCCGGCGCGGTGACCGAGTCAAAGCTCTCCGCAAACCGGACGACCTGGATCGCGTTATCGGCGTGCGCGCCGGTTGGCGGAAAAGCAAAGGCAAAAATGACGAGCGCGAAGATCGCGGCGGAGAATTGTTTTGACATCGAATCTATCCGGAACTAGAAGATGGATTCAAATTAAGTTGAATCCGGCGAAGTGTCAATCGTCCTTCGCGTCAGCTTCTTTCGTTTTCGGCCGCGCGTTCCGCGAGGTCTTGCCGGCGGCGGTTGGATTCCCGCATAAAGAACCGGAAATAGTCGTACAACGACCAGACGGCGAGCCCGACCGAAACCCAGAGCGCGCCGCGTCCGACAAGGTAGCCGAAGACCTTCCAGTCGTTGGACGTCAGAGAAAACCTGAGAAGATTGGAGAATGCGACCTGAACCTCGGCGACCTGCCAAAACAGGACCGTCGGCAAACTCCAGCCGAAGTTCGAGACCGGCGGATTGCCGTTTGCGCCGGCAACGAGAAGGGCCACGATAGCAACGCATTGAGCCCACATTTTGATCTTGCCGCTCAACTGTGCCTGAATCACGATCCCGTCGGTTGCCGCGACCGAGCGCAATCCGGTGATGATGAATTCGCGGCCGAGGATGACGACGACCGCCCACGCCGGCGCGAGATGTTTTTCGACCAAGACGATGAGCGCGGCCGAAACAAGGAGTTTGTCGGCGATCGGATCGAGCAGTTTTCCGAGATTCGAAACCTGATTTCGGCGCCGTGCGAGATGCCCGTCGAGAATATCGGTGAACGAAGCGAGCAGAAAGAGGACGATCGCAAACGCGTAACCGCTGATTCCAAACCACTTATCCGACAACGACGTGAGCAGCACGACGACCAGAAGCGGAACGACGAGGATACGCGCCAATGTCAGATAATTCGGTAAATTCACGGCACTTAGAGTTTAGGTTTGGAAGATTTGAGAGTCAAGGGAATTGGGATTGCGGATTTGGGATTTTGGGATTTGGGAATTGGGATTTGCGATTTGCGATTACCTGATCTGCGGCGAGTCAGTACCGCCTGCGTGAGCGGGCGGGCAACGGCGGCCGCACGACGCCCCTCCAAAATCCGCAATCCCAAATCCGCAATCCCAAATCCCAACGGTTGCCCGCCCGCTCACGCAGGCGGTACTGACTCGCCGCAGATCAGGTAATCGCAAATCGCAAATCCCAATTCCCAAATCCCAGTTCTCAAATCGCAAATCGCAAATCGCAAATCCCAAATCCCAATTCCCAAATCAAATCGGGCCCTCAAATCTGAGAGCCCGAAATCCAAAATCCAAAATCCAAAATCGCTACGCTGGTCCCATAAACCCGAGATTGGACGTCGGGAAGTTTGTCAATTTCGGAAACACTGCATTCATATTCGCGTCCGGCAATCCGTACCAACGGGCAAGCGTCGCCGCGTACTGTTCGACCGAAGTGGTCGGGATCCAGCGTCCCCGAGCTCCGGTTCCGCTGTCGGCGTCGTCCGGGCCGTTGAACGTCAGTGTCGGATAGTAATTGCCGGAGCCGTCCGGTCGCGTGCCGCCATAGAAGTCAGCTCCAACAATGCCGCCGCCGACAACGAAGTGGTGATTTCCCCAAGCGTGGTCGCTGCCGACGATCGCGCCGGAGCCGGCCGGATTGAGCGTTCGGCAGAAGTCCGCCATCGTGAACTGCGTGACCTTGTCGCCGATTCCCTGGACAACCATCTCCTCATAAAACGAACGCATCGCCTGACTGAGTTGAACAAGCAGATTGTTCTGATTCGCCAACTGGGCATTGTGCGTGTCGAAACCGCCGAGCTGGCAGTAGAAGATCTGGCGATTGACGCTGAGATCGGTCCGTTTCTTGATGACCCGCGCGACCTGCTTCAGCTGCTGGCCGATCGATGTCGTCGGAAACGGGACCGTAACTTCCTGGGAAACCTGAAAAACGGCGTTCGCCTGCATCGCCGAATTGGTAATTCCGCTGGCGGCGGCAACGATTTCGGAGCTGAGATCTTGAGTCCGAAGCTGGTTGAACGCCAGAAGTCTCGCCTGCGAAGCGGCCGTCGTATTGTATCCTTGCGGGTTCAGGACGTTCGCCAGCGAAGTCCCGGCGTTCGCGATCGCGAGCGGAAGCGTCGTTTGCCCGGATGTGAAAAGCTGCGCACCGGAGATCGAAGTGATCATCGGAACCAATCCGCCCGGGTTATCGGGAGCCGTGCGCAGATCGGAAATCCGACCGCCCCAACCGGTGAACGAAGCCGTGTCGCTACGGCCGCCCTGATATTGCGAGACCTGGTCCGAATGCGAGAACAATTGAAACGGCTTTTGGATCGAGCCGTTCTGGTATTGTGTCTTTGTCATCGGCGCGACCAGCGTCCCGTTATTGACGACGATCGCCATCTTGTTCGATGCCCAAAGTTCGTGGATCCCATTGTTGACGATGTTGGTCGCCGGGGTCTGCGGTCCGAGTGCCGGATGCAGTCCATAGGTCAAGCCTCCCAAACGCGGAACCGATATCGGTAAAAGCGTGGCTTGCGCCAACGCCAGTCCCTGTGTGTTCCGCGCAGTGAAATAAGCATTGTAATTGCTGATCGAGGCGTCGTTATGATTCGGGATGACCGTATTGTTGCCATCGTTTCCGCCCGAGAGTTGGATGAACACGAGTGCCCGGTAATCGCTTGGAACGGCACCGTCTTGGGCGTCTTTGGCTTCCTGAGCGAGCGCGCTCATCATTCCGAAGTGACGCATCTGCGATGCCAGTGCAGTCATACTCAAGGCGCAACCCGATTTGATCAAAAAGTCTCTTCTGTTCTGTTTCATTATTTTCACCTCTCCTATCTCTGCACTTGGAACTGCGACGATGTCGCGATCAAATAAACCGCCGTTTGCGCACGCGTCAACGGACTCGACGATGCGACCGCGTTGACAGCCGTCTGAATCGTGGATTTCATCTGCGCCGACATCGTGCCGTGCATCATCCGAGTGTTCAGATGATCGAGCAGTCGGTTGCTCGTCGTATCCGCCGCGGCGAGCGCGGCGAGATCGGTAAAGTTCGCTCTCGTGCCCGTTGGTGTGTCAGGATTCGAGATATTGACCTGACTGAACGCAAACAGATTGAATAGATTCGCACGTCCGATCGATGTACTCGTCGTATAAATGTTGAATTCCGGCGCGAGCAGAGTCGTCCCGGGAACGACATAATCGGGCGAATAATAGTTGAAGACGGTCGTCGAGCGGAAAGCGTCCTGTCCGAGACCGGAGACGAAGCGGTTGACGTTGCCATCGCTCTGGGTCGCAAGATCGGCCGAAGCAACATTGAAATTGCGCAGGACGTTCGTCAACAACTGGACCGGTTCACGAAGTTTGCCGTAGCGCGGATCGGTCTTGACGTCGCCGCGCGCCTCCGGATCGAGAAGGATCGCCCTGATGACCTCCCTCAACTGCGTCTGGCTGGAACGGTTGGCGTTGAAAACTGCCGCCACGCGTCCGACATATGCCGGAGTCGGATCGCTTGTCACGAGTTGCTGAATAAGCAATTTGCTGACGAACGGTGCAACATTCGGATGATTGTAGATGTTGTCGAGCGCCTGATTCAGCGAGTTATTCGCATAGGGGCCGATCTGAGCCGCGGTCGTACACCCCGAACAGGCCAAGATGTTGGTGGTCGTCGAACCCGGATAGGTCAGGAGCGTTTTTGCCGTCAGATCGTGGTTCGCCGTGGCGAGCGTCATCGGATCCTTATAATCGACGGTGCCGGCGAGCGCGTTCGGGCAACTCGCATTGAAGTCGGCCGCACGGCAATCACGCCAACCGGTAAAGACCTTGGTAAAATTGTTGACGGTGTTTTGGTCGTACGTCGGAATCGGAATTCCCTGGCCGTCAGTTTGGACCGTGCCATCCTGGTTGAGCATAAACAGCCCGATGTTGAAGAGCTGCAGAACCTCACGCGGGTAATTCTCGTTCGGGCTTGTTCGCGTCGAACGCATCATATCGAGATAGTTGCCCATTCCGGGGTTGAGCGTCATATCCGTCATCAGAGTTCGCCAGTTGCCGAATGCGTTTTTGTTCAGCAGTTGATGGTAAGCGATCATATGGCTCGCCTGCTGCGTGTCGCCGTTGAATCCGGAAATCACCCAAATCTGGCTTAGCGCCCAATTGACGCGATGCCGAAGCTGCGGTTCTCCATAAAACGCTTCTTTGTAAAACCACGCCTGGATCGGATACATCGTATATGTGTCGCGGGCGCACGTGACCGGAACATCGGGAACCGTGGTTTGCTCGCCGTCGCAATCCGCCGGTGCGTTGATCGGTTTCAGCGGAAGATTCGGATACGGGTTCGCGGCCGACGGATAAGGCATTTCAAACTGATTGTTGAGCCAGGTCTTGATACCGAATCGTTTGAGCCAACTATCGAGCGCCTGGGTCGGCCCGAATGTCGCCTGCTCCATAAAGCGAACGCGGTCGCCCGGAGCACGAGCTCCGACATAATCGGAGGTTGGCGTTTCCGGTGTCTTGAAAACGTAATCATCAAGAGGCGTCGGCTTGGCCAATTCGTCTTCGGGCAAATTCCCGCCCATGCTTCCGTAACCTAATTTGACGCGATTGCTTACAAGACCGCGCCAGGTAACCGAAAGCAAGACGTCGCCGTAGGTTGGAGGTTCCCAGAATCCGTATTGATCCTTGAGTTCGAACGTCAGAGCGAACACTCCTGGATAAAGATCCGACGGTTTGATGTCGGTTACCGGATAGCGATAGGTCCGACCGTCCGCGCTTTCGGCGTAAACCCGAAACGCGTTCGCCCCTTCGCCCTTCATCAGTTCGATATTCGTCACGTAAAGGACTACCTTCGATTCCGGCCGAAACGCCTGCGATTCGATCTTCGCCAGGTTGGTCCGTCCGATCTTCGCCGGCGTTGTCGCCAAAGCCCTTGTTGAACCTTCCTCGCTGATCAGAATCGGCGTCGGTGAATTCGGATCCGTGTCGTCCTGCCCGAAAACCGGGAAGAGAACCGTGAAAATAACGAAACTTGCCCCCAGAATTCTTGACCAAAGGCGCATACGCTCGCTTGTCATACCCTTTCCTCCTAAAGATCTACTCGAAATAAACACTACTGATTATGTCTTTACGACGACCGGTTGGGAATGCGCCGTTTAATGATGTTTTACAATTCTATCGGATTCGACGTTGCCAAGACAAGTCTTTTTTTCGACCGAACCCAATTACTAAAACCATGCGAATCGTTTCTGCTGGAGACTTAGACGACGCAAAATCCGGTTTGGCCGAAAGAAAACCGCGGATTTGTCGAAAAAACGGTATCGGCCTAAACTTTACTCGCTATGGTCGAACGAATCAATCTTGAGATGCCGTCGGACTTCAATTTCCGAACGGCAGTTTTCAGTCACGGCTGGTACGACCTCGCTCCGTTCCGGCTCGATGCGGAGAACTGGAAGTTGAGCGGTGTTTTCAGGGATGTCGATAAAGATCCGGTTCAGGCGACGATCTTCGTGGAGGATGACAAACTCGTCATCGATGCCGAAGCCGAACTCGTTGATCCTTCGCGCCTGATTCGCGATGTCCGACACATCTTCAGGCTCGACGAAGAGCTTGACGAATTTTATCGGCTGACTAATCGGCAGAAGCGATTGAAATGGGTATCTGAAATGAATGCCGGCCGATTGCTTCGCTCGCCGACGGTTTTCGAGGATCTCGTGAAAACCATCTGCACGACGAACTGTTCCTGGGCGCTGACCAAATCGATGGTCTCGAATCTTGTTGAAAAACTTGGCGAAGCGAGTTCGACCGGTCAGAAGGCGTTTCCGACCGCGGACGCGATGGCCGCCGCTTCGTCCGATTTCTATCGTGACGAAATTCGCGCCGGCTATCGTTCGCCGTATTTTGCCGAGCTTGCGAAGAAGGTCGCCGACGGTTCGCTCGATCCCGAAAGCTGGCTCGATTCCGAATTGCCGACTCCGGAACTGAAAAAAGCGATGAAGACGGTCAAGGGAGTCGGCGATTACGCCGCCGAGAACCTCCTGAAACTCGTCGGTCGTTACGACGGTCTCGCGCTCGATTCGTGGCTGCGGTCCCAGTTCTACAAAAAGCACAACAACGGCGACGTTTGCGACGACAAGCAAATTGCATTATTTTACGAAGAGTTCGGACGCTGGCGCGGACTCGCGATCTGGTGCGATATGACCGAGAAATGGCACTGACGATTCGGGATTCGGGATTTGTGATTTCGGATTGGCCGTTATCTGACGGCAACTCCTTGAACGTCAAGGTGAGCTTCAAACGAAATCCAAAATCGCAAATCCAAAATCCGAAATCACAAATCCAAAATCGCTTTGACGTTGACGTAAACTGCTTTTTGCGTAATAAGTTACGAGAATTATTTTATTGTTTTTTTTACCGGTTTTCTTCGACTATCCACAAACCTCTCGCGTCAGAACACCGTGCGAACGAGATTCGCCGAACGATTACTGAGAAATAATAAGTTAAGCAGTAAAGATCAAAAAAGGAGAGAAGAAAAATGAGAAAGCACTTTGGAAATATGTTGTTGGGTTTGTTTGCGGTGGTTATGGTCTTGACGTTTGCCGATGTCAGCAACGCCCAGCGCCGGCGTGAGTCGCGCGGAAGACTCAAGTCGAAAGCGGA is a genomic window of Acidobacteriota bacterium containing:
- a CDS encoding DUF1800 family protein, yielding MTSERMRLWSRILGASFVIFTVLFPVFGQDDTDPNSPTPILISEEGSTRALATTPAKIGRTNLAKIESQAFRPESKVVLYVTNIELMKGEGANAFRVYAESADGRTYRYPVTDIKPSDLYPGVFALTFELKDQYGFWEPPTYGDVLLSVTWRGLVSNRVKLGYGSMGGNLPEDELAKPTPLDDYVFKTPETPTSDYVGARAPGDRVRFMEQATFGPTQALDSWLKRFGIKTWLNNQFEMPYPSAANPYPNLPLKPINAPADCDGEQTTVPDVPVTCARDTYTMYPIQAWFYKEAFYGEPQLRHRVNWALSQIWVISGFNGDTQQASHMIAYHQLLNKNAFGNWRTLMTDMTLNPGMGNYLDMMRSTRTSPNENYPREVLQLFNIGLFMLNQDGTVQTDGQGIPIPTYDQNTVNNFTKVFTGWRDCRAADFNASCPNALAGTVDYKDPMTLATANHDLTAKTLLTYPGSTTTNILACSGCTTAAQIGPYANNSLNQALDNIYNHPNVAPFVSKLLIQQLVTSDPTPAYVGRVAAVFNANRSSQTQLREVIRAILLDPEARGDVKTDPRYGKLREPVQLLTNVLRNFNVASADLATQSDGNVNRFVSGLGQDAFRSTTVFNYYSPDYVVPGTTLLAPEFNIYTTSTSIGRANLFNLFAFSQVNISNPDTPTGTRANFTDLAALAAADTTSNRLLDHLNTRMMHGTMSAQMKSTIQTAVNAVASSSPLTRAQTAVYLIATSSQFQVQR
- the pgsA gene encoding CDP-diacylglycerol--glycerol-3-phosphate 3-phosphatidyltransferase gives rise to the protein MNLPNYLTLARILVVPLLVVVLLTSLSDKWFGISGYAFAIVLFLLASFTDILDGHLARRRNQVSNLGKLLDPIADKLLVSAALIVLVEKHLAPAWAVVVILGREFIITGLRSVAATDGIVIQAQLSGKIKMWAQCVAIVALLVAGANGNPPVSNFGWSLPTVLFWQVAEVQVAFSNLLRFSLTSNDWKVFGYLVGRGALWVSVGLAVWSLYDYFRFFMRESNRRRQDLAERAAENERS
- a CDS encoding Fe-S cluster assembly protein HesB, producing MVERINLEMPSDFNFRTAVFSHGWYDLAPFRLDAENWKLSGVFRDVDKDPVQATIFVEDDKLVIDAEAELVDPSRLIRDVRHIFRLDEELDEFYRLTNRQKRLKWVSEMNAGRLLRSPTVFEDLVKTICTTNCSWALTKSMVSNLVEKLGEASSTGQKAFPTADAMAAASSDFYRDEIRAGYRSPYFAELAKKVADGSLDPESWLDSELPTPELKKAMKTVKGVGDYAAENLLKLVGRYDGLALDSWLRSQFYKKHNNGDVCDDKQIALFYEEFGRWRGLAIWCDMTEKWH
- a CDS encoding DUF1501 domain-containing protein — translated: MKQNRRDFLIKSGCALSMTALASQMRHFGMMSALAQEAKDAQDGAVPSDYRALVFIQLSGGNDGNNTVIPNHNDASISNYNAYFTARNTQGLALAQATLLPISVPRLGGLTYGLHPALGPQTPATNIVNNGIHELWASNKMAIVVNNGTLVAPMTKTQYQNGSIQKPFQLFSHSDQVSQYQGGRSDTASFTGWGGRISDLRTAPDNPGGLVPMITSISGAQLFTSGQTTLPLAIANAGTSLANVLNPQGYNTTAASQARLLAFNQLRTQDLSSEIVAAASGITNSAMQANAVFQVSQEVTVPFPTTSIGQQLKQVARVIKKRTDLSVNRQIFYCQLGGFDTHNAQLANQNNLLVQLSQAMRSFYEEMVVQGIGDKVTQFTMADFCRTLNPAGSGAIVGSDHAWGNHHFVVGGGIVGADFYGGTRPDGSGNYYPTLTFNGPDDADSGTGARGRWIPTTSVEQYAATLARWYGLPDANMNAVFPKLTNFPTSNLGFMGPA